Proteins encoded together in one Papaver somniferum cultivar HN1 unplaced genomic scaffold, ASM357369v1 unplaced-scaffold_21, whole genome shotgun sequence window:
- the LOC113339708 gene encoding salutaridinol 7-O-acetyltransferase-like, translating to MKVQVISKEIVKPSVPTPPHLRNFKLSLLDQLLPPFYVPIVIYYPASADQECNNDTHEQISKSELLKKSLSEILTHFYPMGGKVIDNVLIDCNNEGVEFIEARVDGVMSDFMNVEAVQQLHPLHIMLDDVAKDAQLAIQVNSFGCGGIAISISTSHKIIDGCTAVTFIRSWAATTRGAPKHEILYPTFDSADIFPALPSEVQVSSLESDDSIQGENVVTKVFLFTAPKIAALRARIVELRSSNVLSKYPTRTEVLSALIWRSFIKTCRVKAARKLTHSDASTKPIIIRSLTNYAVNLRTRLNPTLPHVSFGNIIMDATAESTTTIDHEEATPGFIETLDELIGQLRLGVNKIDGEYIRKLQEGDVGFLKSHEASHQSDDHDGDENKVLICWLNSLCRFPFYETDFGWGKPSWVALNTNAEYKNSLFLIDTKCGTGVEAWVSLEEEDMAIFEEDQDLLQYAKTIN from the coding sequence ATGAAGGTCCAAGTTATATCAAAAGAGATCGTTAAACCATCAGTACCAACACCTCCTCATCTAAGAAATTTCAAGCTTTCACTTCTTGATCAACTTCTTCCTCCATTTTACGTTCCCATAGTTATTTACTACCCGGCTAGTGCTGATCAAGAATGCAATAATGATACTCACGAGCAAATTAGTAAATCCGAGTTACTCAAGAAATCATTATCGGAAATTCTAACGCATTTCTATCCCATGGGGGGTAAGGTAATAGATAACGTCTTGATTGATTGTAACAATGAAGGTGTAGAGTTTATCGAAGCGAGAGTGGATGGTGTAATGTCTGATTTTATGAATGTTGAGGCAGTTCAACAACTTCATCCATTACATATCATGTTAGATGATGTAGCTAAAGATGCACAATTAGCTATTCAAGTTAATTCGTTTGGTTGTGGTGGAATAGCTATTAGTATTAGCACGTCGCACAAGATAATTGATGGATGCACAGCAGTAACATTTATTAGGAGTTGGGCAGCCACCACTCGTGGAGCACCAAAACATGAAATTCTGTATCCAACCTTTGACTCGGCGGATATCTTCCCGGCGTTACCATCAGAAGTGCAAGTATCGTCACTAGAGTCAGATGATTCCATCCAAGGAGAGAATGTCGTTACGAAAGTATTTCTGTTTACGGCTCCAAAGATTGCAGCACTTCGTGCACGGATCGTTGAGTTAAGAAGCAGCAATGTCTTGTCTAAATATCCGACTCGTACCGAAGTACTATCAGCTTTGATATGGAGGTCTTTCATTAAGACTTGTAGAGTAAAAGCTGCCCGCAAGCTCACCCACTCTGATGCCTCAACAAAACCCATTATCATCAGATCTCTAACAAACTATGCTGTAAATTTGCGGACTAGGTTGAATCCAACGTTGCCGCATGTATCATTTGGCAATATTATCATGGATGCAACAGCAGAGTCAACCACAACAATTGATCACGAAGAGGCTACTCCGGGGTTCATCGAAACTTTGGATGAGTTGATTGGCCAACTGAGACTAGGGGTGAATAAGATCGACGGCGAATACATACGTAAATTACAAGAAGGTGATGTTGGGTTTTTAAAATCACATGAAGCTTCGCATCAATCGGATGACCATGACGGTGATGAGAATAAGGTTCTTATTTGTTGGTTAAACAGTTTATGTAGGTTTCCATTCTACGAAACTGATTTTGGATGGGGAAAACCATCATGGGTAGCTCTAAATACAAATGCAGAATACAAGAACTCTCTTTTCCTGATTGATACAAAATGTGGTACTGGTGTAGAA